A stretch of DNA from Peromyscus maniculatus bairdii isolate BWxNUB_F1_BW_parent chromosome 7, HU_Pman_BW_mat_3.1, whole genome shotgun sequence:
TTTATTCATTACTCCAGGTCTGAGACCATCAGACGTTTACGCTGTGCCACACTAGAACCATGATTCATCTGCAGGAGACCTGAATTAGGTCCTATCCAGAGGCACTtggctatttttcatttttactaaaCAGTTGCTTTGGTTTCAAATCACAAGAATGTTGCCAAAGCCATTTGTTTGATTTGCTCTTACTTCTTTTGTAGCAACTGCTAAACcgtgaaatgaaaatatattccaTGCAGACATTTGatgataattaaataattatgtcAGTGATAGTGGAGAAACTATATATAGGAAGATCATCCtaaggcaagaaaaggaaaagaaagttcaGAAAAATATCATTCTTCCTGGTAGAGAAATTTATTAGTAACTTAACCTTTAGTGATTTGCTCTTGGTATTCAAGTCCTAACCATTTGTAAAATGAGGCACTGGTAATACATATGTTCTttgtcacacaaaataaaaaccttttgtaggaaatgtgattttaaagtaATAGTTTCTGATACTTTCTCTAGCATTTCTCAAGTAAGGAGGCTACTTTCTGTAGTATTTTCTTCAGAGAACTTTTTACTTCCTTATTCCTCAAGCTATAGATCAAAGGATTCAGCATGGGGATAACCAAGTTGTTAAAGACTTGAATGGCTGCGTCTAAACAAGGGCTCGTGGTTGGCCTTAGGTATATGAGGACCACAGGCATAAAGTAAAGCAGTATGGCAGTGAGGTGGGCActgcaggtggagaaggctttGTGTCTGCCTTCAGCAGAGCGGATTTTCAGGATGGAATAGACAATACAGCTGTAGGaggtgaggatgaggaagaagcagctgagagGCATGAGACCTACACTGATGAACCCCACCATCTCCTGGGCAGATGTGTCTGAACAAGCCAGCTTCAGCAACACAAGCATATCACAGAAAGAATAGGCCACCTCATTGGGACCACAGTAGGGCAACTGGAAGGTGACAGTGGTTAAAAACGTAGCCTGAATGCAGGCAGAAAATAATGTCCCCAAAGCAAGGATGGCACACACTCTGTGGTTCATGATTATTTGGTACCATAGAGGGTAGCATATGGCCACaaagcggtcataggccatcactgTGTACAGAAAACCTTCAGTACAACCCAGGAAATGGTAGAAGAAGAGCTGGCACACACAACCTGCATAGGAGATGGCCCGGCTATTTCCAGAGAGGTAGTA
This window harbors:
- the LOC102924700 gene encoding olfactory receptor 10D1B-like, translating into MRNLSVVTQFILMGIPHTEGLETMLFVLFFSFYIFALVGNPLILLAIVSSTQLHTPMYFFLCQLSACDIFFPSVTSPKMLYYLSGNSRAISYAGCVCQLFFYHFLGCTEGFLYTVMAYDRFVAICYPLWYQIIMNHRVCAILALGTLFSACIQATFLTTVTFQLPYCGPNEVAYSFCDMLVLLKLACSDTSAQEMVGFISVGLMPLSCFFLILTSYSCIVYSILKIRSAEGRHKAFSTCSAHLTAILLYFMPVVLIYLRPTTSPCLDAAIQVFNNLVIPMLNPLIYSLRNKEVKSSLKKILQKVASLLEKC